TCATTTGCTTTCAATGTCGGCAACCCCTATCCCAAGAACGCTTAATATGGCACTTTCGCACATTAAGGGTTTGAGCGAATTAAAAGAAGCTCCAAGTCAGAGATTACCTACAAGAACTTTTGTAAAAACTTATAGTGATTCATTATTTAAAGAAGTGGTTTTAAGGGAATTAAGACGCGGAGGTCAAGTGTTTTATATTCATAATAATATCTCTTCAATCAACCAAAGAAAAGAAGAAATTTTAAGCATAATGCCACATTTAAAGATTGCTATTTTGCATTCGCAAATTTCAGCCCAAGAATCTGAGGATATTATTATGGAGTTTGCAAAAGGGGGATTTAATCTCTTGCTTTGCACTTCTATTGTTGAATCAGGAATTCATCTTCCTAATGCAAATACAATTTTGGTAGATAGAAGTGATTGTTTTGGAATTGCAGATTTGCATCAATTAAGGGGGCGTGTGGGGCGAGGTAGCAAAGAGGGATTTTGCTATTTTTTGATTGAAGATCCAAATAAAATCACTCAAGAAGCACAAAAACGCTTAATGGCACTAGAAAAAAATGCCTATTTAGGAAGTGGTGGTGCTTTAGCTTATCATGACTTGGAGATAAGAGGTGGAGGAAATTTGCTTGGTGAGGCTCAAAGCGGGCATATTAAAAATATTGGCTACTCTTTATATTTAAAAATGTTAGAAGAAGCTATTTATCAACTAAGTGGAAATGTCAAAGAGGAAAAGGCTAATATTGATGTGAAGCTAAGTGTAACGGCATTTTTAAATCCCGAGTTGATTGCTTCAGAGAGATTGCGTTTAGAGATTTATCGTAGATTGTCAAGATGTGAGGAAGAAAGTGCAGTTTATGGTATAGAATCAGAGATTGAAGAGAGATTTGGAAGTTTAGATATTTACACAAAGCAATTTATTGCTTTAATTGTAATTAAGATTAAGGCAAGAAAGCGTGATATTGTGAGCGTTTTAAACTATCAGCAAAATATTACTTTTGTGGATACCAAAGGAGAGAAAAAAACTATTGTCGCAAAAAGCAAAGATGAAGAAGATATTTTAGAAGCGGTTATGGAATATTTGAAGTAGTTAAAGGGATAAATAAATGCGTTTTGGGTTTATTGGAGATATTATAGGAAAAGTTGGTCGGGGATTGGTTGGGGACTATTTAGGTGAAGTGCGAAAAAAATATGCACTAGATTGCGTGATAGCTAATGGGGAGAATGCTAGTCATGGATTTGGTTTGAGTGTTTCAACTTTTTTGGAGCTTCAAGGCTATGGAGTGGATATTTTTACAAGTGGGAATCACATTTGGGATAAAAAAGATATTTTTCCTCTTTTGTCTCAAAAAGATTCAGTGATTTTGCGTCCGCATAATTATCCAAAAGGTGTAATGGGGAGTGGAATTTATAAGGGTAAAATAAAAGAAGAAAAGTTTGCAGTGTTAAATCTTATGGGAAGTTTTGGGATGCCACAATGCGATAATGCTTTTGTGTGTGCAAAAAAAGTTGTAGAATCTTTGCAAGAAGAAGGAATTAAGAATATTATCATTGATTTTCACGCTGAAGCAACAAGTGAAAAGCGTGCAATGTTTATGATGTTAAGGGGTAAAATTGGTGCGATTCTTGGGACACACACGCATGTTGGAACCGATGATTTGGAGATTTTTGAGGGGACTTTTGGGGTAAGTGATGTGGGTATGAGTGGAGCAAGAAAAAGTGTGATTGGAATGGAAATACAAGAGCCTATTGAAAAGTTTTTAACAGGTGTGCCAAATCGTCTTAGGATTCCAGAAGGCAAGGGGATTCCTAGTATTTTTCAAATGGTTGTTTTTGAGTTAGAAAATGGTTTTTGCAAAGAAGCTTTTAAACTCAAAGCATTGGATAATGGTGAGATCAAACAGACTTTAATGGCTT
This portion of the Helicobacter canadensis MIT 98-5491 genome encodes:
- a CDS encoding TIGR00282 family metallophosphoesterase, whose amino-acid sequence is MRFGFIGDIIGKVGRGLVGDYLGEVRKKYALDCVIANGENASHGFGLSVSTFLELQGYGVDIFTSGNHIWDKKDIFPLLSQKDSVILRPHNYPKGVMGSGIYKGKIKEEKFAVLNLMGSFGMPQCDNAFVCAKKVVESLQEEGIKNIIIDFHAEATSEKRAMFMMLRGKIGAILGTHTHVGTDDLEIFEGTFGVSDVGMSGARKSVIGMEIQEPIEKFLTGVPNRLRIPEGKGIPSIFQMVVFELENGFCKEAFKLKALDNGEIKQTLMAF